The sequence AAGTTCTTAGATACTCTTAGAACTTTTGGTTTGCTGGAAACTTGTAATCAACCTAGAGGAGAAGCCCCGCCCCGCATTCGTTTTAGATTACCCAGTCAAATTAGTTATGAAACATTAACTCAAAAAATGCAAGAGAAGGCATACCCTATAACCTTTACTCCCGTCAGAAATATTCCAGATATTGCTACTTGGTACAACAATTTATCAGTAGTTCAAGGTCTTCTTCCCTACAACTTCAGGCTGAAGAGATTTAATGGACAGGATTTTATTGATTGTACTTTCCAGAAAGAAACAGGCTTTTATGAATTTTATCGTCAAGATGAAAATAAGCATCCACAATACACTTTTTTTTATGACCAAGATAGAGATCAGTGGGTGCAGGGCGATTGGTATGGATTAAGATTTTGGGCAATTTACCAAATGAAACAAGAAAATCTATGTGTGTCTTACAGTGAATCGGCAAAAATGTTATTAATCCCATTTTCACAAAGATGGCCTGAAGCCTATGAAACCCATCTTGTTATGTCGTCAGGGTTACTACCAAGTTATGAAAACGGTAAACTTATCTATCAAGGAGTATCTGAAGAACTTGCCACTACCATTTGTCAGAAGTTAAGTATCTCAGAACCCATAACTTTCAAAGGAGGATTATCATGCACGATCTAGTTGGCACTTACCAGAGGCTTGACCACATTTATCAACTCTACATCAAGAGTGCTTTCCCCTTACGCTATCCTGCACTAGCAGAAGAACGCGATCGCCGATTGCAATTCCTTCGTGATCCCCATAATCCAGTTCTCAGTATTCCGCCATTAGTAGAGCCTGTGCCGATTTATCCTTCCTCTGGGAGGAACCTGTCTGAGGCTACGAGAAATTTACCAACCGATTATCAAGATTTAGCCCAACTGGGACAAGCTCTATTTGATGATAGTATTCAGCTTTATCAACATCAATGGCAAAGTTTACAAGAAGCGATCGTCAATCAAAAAGATATTGTCGTTACGACAGGCACAGGTTCGGGTAAAACAGAATGTTTTCTGTTGCCTCTTCTAGCTCAGTTAGCCAAAGACTCTAAAAATTGGACAGTTCCCAATTCTCAATCTGCAACTCAACGCTGGTGGGATGAGACAGCAAATCCCAATAAAAACTGGGTTGCTCAAAGAAGCCACGAAACTCGTCCTGCCGCTGTGCGGGCTTTGATTCTCTATCCCCTAAATGCCCTAGTAGAAGACCAATTACGCCGATTACGCAAAGTTTTAGATAGCCCCACTGTTCATCAATGGCTTGATCAAAATAGGAATGGAAATCGCATTACCTTTGGGCGCTATACAGGTCTTACTCCCATTGCTGGCAAGAAAACTAGACTCAATTCTAAGGGTGAGCTAGTAGCTAACTCAGTCAAGCTCAATGAGTTACAGACTATCATGCAAGAAATGGAGCAGGAATATCGCAACCTTCAGGATGGCATTTCAAATAATTCCGACTTGTTAAGTGAAATACCAGACTTACCATTTTACTTTCCGAGATTAGACGGTGCTGAAATGCGATCGCGCTGGGATATGCAAGATCATCCGCCTGATATTTTAATTACCAACTACTCAATGCTCAATATCATGATGATGCGAAGTATTGAAAATAATATATTTGACTCTACAAAGAAATGGTTGGAAAGTGATCCAGAGAATAAATTCTTTCTTATCATTGACGAACTTCATGCCTATCGAGGTACACCAGGGACAGAAGTTGCCTACATTCTTAGATTGCTATATCACCGTCTCGGCTTAACGGCTGATTCTCCCCAATTAAGAATTTTGACCACTACAGCCAGTTTAGAGGAAGGACAAACGGGAAATCAGTTTCTGAGACAGTTTTTTGGGCGGGGGGACTTTAGCTTTATTACAGGAGCGCAAACATCACCTAGGGCTGGGGCAAGATTGACTATCAATCAACACCGCAATGCCTTTGCCGAATTTGCCCGCTCAGTTCAGCCTGACCCTTTTCATCCCATGCAGCCCCCTGATCGTGAATTATCTCGCCCATTCATGACTACTTTAGCTGAGAGTTTAGGGCTTGTGAACGAGGAATCTAATCCGTCCAGACAACTTGGGGATGCTTTGGAGGACATAGAAGCGTCAGATGCGCTTAGAGATGCCTGTCAAGCGGTTAATGGTAGTGTTCGAGCTACCGATGTAAGAGATTTGGATGACCAACTTTTTCCTAATGCAAGAGAACCTGAGCAACTGATTTCTGATTCCATGCGGGGATTTTTATTAGCTTTGGGAATGAGTACGTTGGCTAATGGGAGGTCTCCCCAACCCGTGAGAGGTCATTTATTCTTTCACAACCTGCAAAATCTCTGGGCTTGTACTAATCCTAACTGTACCGACCCTGCTGTGGATCAAGAGTTGCGAAATAGTCAAACAAATAAACCAACCGTAGGTGCAGTGCATAGTAGTCACAGCTTATCTTGTTCTTGTGGTTCTCGTGTTTTGGATTTGATTGTTTGCGAAGTCTGTGGAGAAGTCTTTGTAGGTGGATATAAAGCGACGAGAAAGGTAGGCAATACAACTGTAGAAATCCTAACTCCTGACCAACCCGACTTAGAGGGAATACCCGATAGAGTAATCCTGAGCCAAAAGTTCGAGAACTACCGCATTTTTTGGCCCCTACCTCATGATGCTCAACCTTGGGAAACCCAGCCTCAAGATATGGAATGGACTCACAATGGTATTAGGCGAAGATGGATTAAATCCAAGCTGAATTATGTAACTGGAATGCTTAACCAAACTAACACACAGCCAAACGGGCATGAAGTGGCAGGTTGGCTATATCAAGTAGTAGGAAATAACTCAGATGGAGCATCAGCATTTCCTAGTAAATGTCCCCGATGTGATGCAGACTACGGCAGACGAGAAATATTTCCAACTCCATTGCGTACCCACCGCACAGGTTTTCAGAAGGCGTGTCAGGTAATTGCTGGGGGCTTACTCAGAGAGATGCCTACACCTGACCCTGATAAAATTCGTTCTCCCCGTAAATTGGTTATCTTTTCTGATAGTCGGCAAGACGCGGCGAAACTGGCGGCGGGTATGGAGCGAGACCACTACCGAGATATGGTGCGATTACTACTAATTCAATCTTTTAAGGACTACTGGGGAGATTTATTAGCATTTGTGCGGCAAACTTGCACAACCCAAGATGCCATTGATAGATTAAGAAGTCTCAATCTACGACTGGTTACTGATATTAATTCATCTATTTCTCCAAATGAGATGGAGCGGCGTAATCAATTCGCTAATTCCTATCCTGCACTCACCACAGAAGCACTTTTGTGGACTATGAACCAGCCTTCTGCCAATGAATCTGCTAGAGATGAGTGGCTGAGAATGCTTCAAGGCTACCCAAATCGAGTACCACTTTTAGATTTAAGACGCAAACTGCGAGATTCTTTACTGCAGTATGGGATTTGTCCAGGTGGCACAGATTTCAGTGCTCTTAACTATTCAGTAGGGCAAAATAGTGGAAGAGAATGGCATTCTTGGTTTGAGTGTTACAACTGGGGAGCCTCAGTAGTTCCAGTATCTCCCATCACTCCTGAGCAAACTAATCACCTCGATCGTTTAGAGGCAAAATTAGCCGATGAAATGATGTATGCCATATTTATCCATGTGGCTAGGGTGTTAGAAAATATTGGTCAAGGGTGGGTTAGCTATTCGCCCATCGGTAATCCCTCTGATGTTCTGATTCAAGTGGTAGATGCTGTCATTCGCCAAATAGGTATCCGCCGACTTCATAAATTCTCCAGTTATTTCCACATAGGCAATAGGCAAAACTTACCAAGCTATTCTGAAAGGTATATCAACCGTATCGCTAATGTTTCTGCAGATGATGTTATAGAACAACTTATTGGTTCTAAGGCGGGTATAGCCAGTAGTAGTAGTATCGCTCTTGACCCCGATAAACTTTATCTTGCCCCTCCTCCTGCGTTGAATAACAACGGCTCTCACCT comes from Synechococcus sp. C9 and encodes:
- a CDS encoding DEAD/DEAH box helicase encodes the protein MHDLVGTYQRLDHIYQLYIKSAFPLRYPALAEERDRRLQFLRDPHNPVLSIPPLVEPVPIYPSSGRNLSEATRNLPTDYQDLAQLGQALFDDSIQLYQHQWQSLQEAIVNQKDIVVTTGTGSGKTECFLLPLLAQLAKDSKNWTVPNSQSATQRWWDETANPNKNWVAQRSHETRPAAVRALILYPLNALVEDQLRRLRKVLDSPTVHQWLDQNRNGNRITFGRYTGLTPIAGKKTRLNSKGELVANSVKLNELQTIMQEMEQEYRNLQDGISNNSDLLSEIPDLPFYFPRLDGAEMRSRWDMQDHPPDILITNYSMLNIMMMRSIENNIFDSTKKWLESDPENKFFLIIDELHAYRGTPGTEVAYILRLLYHRLGLTADSPQLRILTTTASLEEGQTGNQFLRQFFGRGDFSFITGAQTSPRAGARLTINQHRNAFAEFARSVQPDPFHPMQPPDRELSRPFMTTLAESLGLVNEESNPSRQLGDALEDIEASDALRDACQAVNGSVRATDVRDLDDQLFPNAREPEQLISDSMRGFLLALGMSTLANGRSPQPVRGHLFFHNLQNLWACTNPNCTDPAVDQELRNSQTNKPTVGAVHSSHSLSCSCGSRVLDLIVCEVCGEVFVGGYKATRKVGNTTVEILTPDQPDLEGIPDRVILSQKFENYRIFWPLPHDAQPWETQPQDMEWTHNGIRRRWIKSKLNYVTGMLNQTNTQPNGHEVAGWLYQVVGNNSDGASAFPSKCPRCDADYGRREIFPTPLRTHRTGFQKACQVIAGGLLREMPTPDPDKIRSPRKLVIFSDSRQDAAKLAAGMERDHYRDMVRLLLIQSFKDYWGDLLAFVRQTCTTQDAIDRLRSLNLRLVTDINSSISPNEMERRNQFANSYPALTTEALLWTMNQPSANESARDEWLRMLQGYPNRVPLLDLRRKLRDSLLQYGICPGGTDFSALNYSVGQNSGREWHSWFECYNWGASVVPVSPITPEQTNHLDRLEAKLADEMMYAIFIHVARVLENIGQGWVSYSPIGNPSDVLIQVVDAVIRQIGIRRLHKFSSYFHIGNRQNLPSYSERYINRIANVSADDVIEQLIGSKAGIASSSSIALDPDKLYLAPPPALNNNGSHLGYRCPQCNAFYLHPAGGICPECNSGRSENAPIIRLESSQSRSDFDYYTYLSEQSGQPFRMNAAELTGQTDKDDRPKRQRWFQDVFINQEIPKVQGIDLLSVTTTMEAGVDIGALLAVMMSNMPPRRFNYQQRVGRAGRRGAGVSLAVTFCRGRSHDDFYFQRPESITGDAPPPPYVDMRSEEIFRRVLIKEVLRQAFAETGISSSLELTDNVHGEFGNVADWNSYRNQVDTWLRDTSNESKIISILDALKIEASLSIEDSRFLIYLRNNLIVDIDCIVADTTYTQDTLSERLANAGYLPMFGFPTRVRLLYTKWSSTQGAIDRDLDVAIAQFAPGSQTVRDRAVHTACGVVDLVPANNGNHTLSRPGFSPALPESNQVLGLCGNCQAVVYPFQPEQPILGSESQPTECPVCHQQTMRRVDAREPKGFFTDLKPDDYDGQFEWQPRSTRPTISINSPAGHPISVLNANVSSVSDHIISINDNGGRGGFNFQNAIVDRNLRSGAYVVADSIDGSNSRVTGSGQTFKIALLSRRKTDILLINIAQWSEGVFADPMTVEGRAAWYSFAFWLRITASAYLDVDPQELQAGFRTLAQNGRVVGEGFLCDSLENGAGYCNFLANPDQFEAVMTQADIDNDQTIAHRWLNPQAHGRNCDTSCNDCLRDYRNLAYHGLLDWRLALDMARLVKDPSATIDLHSNWGNFPNPWQSLVTGAISGVFQRLGYGAPVQFGSLTGFVKTSRNNNEHRVIRIMRHPLWQNSHPEWQRAVEITREQYPNYTIEVANPLIALRRPGDYV